A stretch of Triticum aestivum cultivar Chinese Spring chromosome 1D, IWGSC CS RefSeq v2.1, whole genome shotgun sequence DNA encodes these proteins:
- the LOC123170199 gene encoding protein kinase C-like — protein MKMDQKMIIVCSVVGSLGVLSAVLGFSAEGTKLTVSDLYVGGGLCLYPQNPALGLGVCAVIFLVVAQIAFAVVGGCCGCCRSRAIPSETNRIIGVVCAVFSWIMAIIAFALLVTGAAWNTTGTREPSPFGLCYVLKDGIFAGGAVLTLVATALGLTSYVMLRGQPATAAAAPKEGEQMPPGAAGTTTGQPQFPQQPPQGQAPPNYPQHSPPPQGQGYGQAPNPHYAPPPAQGQGYGAHAPNQQQQQQLPPPPGRGYGQYPPPKGDEQV, from the exons ATGAAAATGGATCAGAAGATGATCATCGTGTGCTCCGTCGTCGGCTCTCTCGGGGTGCTCAGTGCCGTCCTGGGGTTCTCAGCCGAGGGCACGAAGCTCACC GTTTCGGACTTGTACGTGGGTGGAGGGCTGTGCCTGTACCCGCAGAACCCCGCGCTCGGGCTGGGGGTGTGCGCGGTCATCTTCCTGGTGGTAGCCCAGATCGCCTTCGCGGTCGTCGGCGGCTGCTGCGGCTGCTGCAGGTCCCGCGCCATCCCCTCCGAGACCAACCGGATCATCGGCGTCGTCTGCGCCGTCTTCTCATG GATCATGGCGATAATCGCGTTCGCGCTGCTGGTGACGGGCGCGGCGTGGAACACCACCGGGACGCGGGAGCCGTCACCGTTCGGGCTGTGCTACGTCCTCAAGGACGGCATCTTCGCCGGCGGCGCCGTGCTCACGCTGGTCGCCACGGCCCTCGGGCTCACCTCCTACGTCATGCTCCGCGGGCAGccggccactgccgccgccgcgcccaagGAAGGCGAGCAGATGCCGCCGGGCGCCGCCGGGACGACGACGGGGCAGCCGCAGTTCCCGCAGCAGCCTCCCCAGGGGCAGGCGCCACCCAACTACCCGCAGCACTCTCCGCCGCCCCAGGGGCAGGGGTACGGCCAAGCGCCGAACCCTCACTACGCGCCTCCTCCGGCACAAGGACAAGGCTATGGAGCGCACGCACccaaccagcagcagcagcagcagctacccCCGCCTCCTGGACGAGGCTACGGGCAGTACCCTCCCCCTAAAGGAGACGAACAGGTGTAA
- the LOC123170205 gene encoding extensin-3, giving the protein MDQRTIIMCSVVGSLGVLSAILGFSAEGTKLTISDLYVGGGLCLYPQNPALGLGVCAVIFLVVAQIVFAVVGGCCGCCRSRAIPSETNRIIGVVCAVFSWISAMIAFGLLAEGAAWNSTGTRYSSVYGYCYVLKDGIFAGGAVLTLVATALGLTSYVMLRKQPAAAAAAAAAPKAGEQTPAGGAGIAMGQPQFPQQASPQGQGYGQAPPSYPQYSPPPQGQQGYGQAPNVQFPPAASPPYGQAPNPHYPPPPAQGYAPNHHHHQQQFPPPPAQGYGAHAPNQQHPPPAHGYGAHAPNQQFPPASPPPAHGYGPHTPPNGHEQV; this is encoded by the exons ATGGATCAGAGGACGATCATCATGTGCTCGGTCGTCGGCTCCCTCGGGGTGCTGAGTGCCATCCTGGGGTTCTCAGCCGAAGGCACGAAGCTCACC ATTTCGGACTTGTATGTGGGTGGAGGGCTGTGCCTGTATCCCCAGAACCCGGCGCTCGGGCTCGGGGTGTGCGCCGTAATCTTCCTGGTCGTAGCCCAGATCGTCTTCGCGGTCGTCGGCGGCTGCTGCGGCTGCTGCAGGTCCCGCGCCATCCCCTCCGAGACCAACCGGATCATCGGCGTCGTCTGCGCCGTCTTCTCATG GATTTCGGCGATGATCGCGTTCGGGCTGCTGGCGGAGGGCGCTGCGTGGAACTCCACCGGGACGCGGTACTCGTCAGTGTACGGGTATTGCTACGTCCTTAAGGACGGCATCTTCGCCGGCGGCGCCGTGCTCACGCTCGTCGCCACGGCCCTCGGGCTCACCTCCTACGTCATGCTCCGCAAgcagcctgccgccgccgccgccgccgccgccgcgcccaaggCAGGCGAGCAGacgccggcgggcggcgccgggatcgCGATGGGGCAGCCGCAGTTCCCGCAGCAGGCTTCTCCGCAGGGGCAAGGGTACGGGCAGGCGCCGCCTAGCTACCCGCAGTACTCGCCGCCGCCTCAGGGACAGCAGGGGTACGGCCAAGCGCCGAACGTGCAGTTCCCTCCTGCCGCTTCTCCTCCATACGGCCAGGCGCCCAACCCGCACTACCCACCTCCTCCGGCACAAGGCTACGcacccaaccaccaccaccaccagcagcagttcccacctcctccggcgcaagGCTACGGGGCGCACGCGCCGAACCAGCAGCACCCTCCTCCCGCTCATGGCTACGGAGCGCACGCGCCGAACCAGCAGTTTCCCCCGGCTTCTCCTCCTCCTGCTCATGGCTATGGACCGCACACGCCTCCTAATGGACACGAACAGGTGTAA